The following are encoded together in the Lathyrus oleraceus cultivar Zhongwan6 chromosome 3, CAAS_Psat_ZW6_1.0, whole genome shotgun sequence genome:
- the LOC127130512 gene encoding uncharacterized protein LOC127130512: MMQQWNGGLHPQGVPQVAVDGSFRDFFRMNPPEFHGGLNPVKAREWITGMERIFRIVHYSEENKVVFASHMIKGSTVRWWESASTLMTNQGIPRDWENFKTIFLDKYFPSSLRTQKEFEFQQLRQGTVSVAAYAEKFEDMAWYSRQAAYAPDERWKIDQFLFGLRGEISHSVSQREFTSYAELLRQCYVAENSLKKVQEERDQFRSGQRDQGRPGSQFRPRSQAFKGKQVQHARPNQPSQCQAYKKYHFGRCDVRGIRCFTCQREAHMSRECPQNKNRMQGRSTGRVYTLDARKAKSNNALIAGTCLVNNHP, encoded by the coding sequence ATGATGCAGCAGTGGAATGGTGGTTTGCATCCTCAAGGAGTTCCACAGGTAGCTGTAGATGGTAGTTTTCGAGATTTCTTCCGCATGAATCCTCCGGAATTCCATGGTGGGTTGAATCCTGTGAAGGCTCGAGAGTGGATAACTGGCATGGAAAGGATTTTTCGGATAGTGCATTATAGTGAAGAAAATAAGGTTGTGTTTGCTTCTCACATGATTAAGGGTTCAACTGTGAGATGGTGGGAGAGTGCTTCGACTCTTATGACCAATCAAGGAATACCGAGAGATTGGGAGAATTTTAAGACAATTTTCCTGGATAAGTATTTTCCTAGTTCTTTGAGGACTCAGAaagagtttgaatttcaacaGCTCAGGCAGGGAACTGTGTCGGTAGCTGCGTATGCTGAGAAGTTCGAAGATATGGCTTGGTATTCCAGACAAGCCGCGTACGCACCTGATGAGAGGTGGAAGATTGATCAGTTTCTTTTTGGTCTGAGGGGTGAAATTTCTCATAGTGTTTCTCAAAGGGAATTCACTTCTTATGCTGAACTGTTAAGACAATGTTATGTGGCTGAGAACAGTTTGAAGAAAGTTCAAGAAGAGAGGGATCAATTCAGGAGTGGGCAGAGAGACCAAGGAAGACCAGGAAGCCAATTCAGACCTAGATCACAGGCTTTCAAGGGAAAACAGGTGCAACATGCAAGACCTAACCAACCTTCTCAATGTCAAGCATATAAGAAGTATCATTTTGGAAGATGTGATGTACGTGGAATTAGGTGTTTTACTTGTCAGAGAGAGGCACACATGTCTAGGGAATGCCCTCAGAATAAGAATCGGATGCAGGGGAGGAGTACCGGTCGAGTTTATACCTTGGATGCAAGAAAGGCTAAGAGCAACAATGCCTTAATTGCTGGTACGTGTCTCGTCAACAATCATCCTTGA
- the LOC127130513 gene encoding uncharacterized protein LOC127130513 yields MKRLSLQAIPLSPPMVVTTAMDDMVETPLICENCSLSVNGRIFQIDLICLPLKKVDVVLGMDWLSANLVFIGCEEKLIIIQSSEATPKDVLTTILEGMVGMVNFLFENEKSVLLVLTKESSDNLSVTQIPVVCEFSEVFLEDVSSLPPEREVEFSIDLIPRTAPISVSLYHMAPLELRELKNQLEELLGKHFI; encoded by the coding sequence ATGAAGCGTCTTAGCTTGCAAGCAATTCCCTTGTCTCCTCCTATGGTGGTTACTACCGCCATGGATGATATGGTGGAGACACcattgatttgtgaaaattgttcgCTCTCGGTAAATGGTAGAATTTTTCAGATTGATCTTATTTGTTTACCACTTAAGAAGGTTGATGTGGTTTTGGGGATGGATTGGCTTTCCGCCAACTTGGTGTTTATTGGTTGTGAAGAGAAGTTGATTATCATTCAATCTAGTGAAGCTACTCCAAAGGATGTCTTAACTACAATCTTGGAAGGTATGGTTGGCATGGTTAATTTCTTATTTGAGAATGAAAAGTCAGTTCTCTTGGTTCTTACCAAGGAATCTAGCGATAATCTGAGTGTTACACAAATCCCCGTTGTTTGTGAATTTTCGGAAGTTTTTCTTGAGGATGTCTCCTCTCTTCCTCCTGAAAGGGAAGTGGAATTCTCTATTGATTTGATACCTAGGACGGCTCCAATCTCTGTCTCTCTGTATCACATGGCGCCACTAGAGTTGAGGGAGTTGAAGAATCAATTGGAAGAGTTGTTGGGTAAGCATTTTATCTGA